From one Parambassis ranga chromosome 5, fParRan2.1, whole genome shotgun sequence genomic stretch:
- the LOC114435585 gene encoding uncharacterized protein LOC114435585 — protein sequence MSHHMYNPYMSVQAEESLQRETSHLGLGSSLNSSGESSANSGGTFPSLQTLPESSTQAGIDDNIERSVDIHVRTAREQVRHQPLGQDTLFASTQREDFLPLRTDMTSKPKSSGSQRHAVSGVQSVINSLDWLPRYRRPTEDDSYEFYSSSVLSSYPLSGEREGESSPGDDGCPLPDKPATSTESFSTQHTVESAENILVRLGLEKEDLAELSYYREDQITPENFPFVLRQIRIQKAKRAVAEARSQPCPESKPTSSMSEKNTQSTSTWTSVHLDETTLTVVPPCKVIDYGHISKYSGGVGDDTERTGRSTPNSGEGANMLQRDTQDNASCEGEPPQTTMTEVKRSVLMSSCDQYESATDLHSPYSSMWSCVASPRSDPAKPLLTQPTQSSSTTFTRVRSVICKPLPSKEERSDCRSSENQTSCGPVRVVHSSQPACVLLGSKDDSHVMDKTP from the coding sequence ATGTCCCATCACATGTACAACCCCTATATGAGTGTGCAGGCTGAGGAGTCTCTCCAGAGAGAGACTTCTCACCTTGGACTGGGGTCTAGCCTCAACTCTTCTGGAGAGTCTTCTGCCAACTCTGGTGGAACATTCCCGTCACTGCAAACACTGCCCGAGAGCTCCACTCAGGCAGGAATTGATGACAACATCGAGAGGTCTGTAGACATACATGTTAGGACAGCCAGGGAGCAGGTGAGACACCAACCTCTAGGCCAGGACACCCTCTTCGCTAGCACTCAAAGAGAAGATTTTCTTCCTTTAAGGACAGACATGACTTCCAAACCAAAGTCTTCAGGCTCTCAAAGACACGCAGTTTCCGGTGTTCAAAGTGTCATTAACTCCTTGGACTGGTTGCCAAGGTACAGAAGGCCTACTGAGGATGATTCCTATGAATTCTATTCATCATCTGTTCTATCCAGCTATCCCCTCAGTggtgaaagagaaggagaatcCAGTCCAGGTGATGATGGTTGTCCACTGCCAGACAAACCTGCTACCAGTACTGAGTCCTTTTCCACACAGCACACTGTGGAATCAGCTGAGAACATTCTTGTGCGCTTAGGACTTGAAAAAGAGGACTTGGCAGAGCTCAGCTATTACCGAGAAGACCAGATCACCCCTGAAAACTTTCCATTCGTCCTGCGTCAAATCCGCATTCAGAAGGCCAAGAGAGCTGTTGCAGAAGCTCGATCACAGCCCTGCCCTGAATCCAAGCCCACTTCAAGCATGAGTGAAAAGAACACACAAAGTACTTCTACATGGACAAGTGTGCATCTGGATGAAACAACATTGACTGTTGTTCCACCATGTAAAGTAATAGACTATGGGCATATCAGCAAATATTCCGGAGGAGTTGGTGATGATACTGAAAGGACCGGCCGCAGTACACCTAACAGTGGTGAAGGTGCAAATATGTTGCAGAGGGACACTCAGGATAatgccagctgtgaaggagaacCACCGCAAACCACTATGACAGAAGTGAAAAGAAGTGTGTTGATGTCTTCATGTGACCAGTATGAGTCTGCTACCGATCTCCACTCACCCTACAGTTCAATGTGGAGCTGTGTGGCTTCTCCACGCAGCGATCCAGCTAAACCGCTGCTCACCCAACCTACCCAGAGTTCTTCAACAACCTTTACCAGAGTCAGGTCTGTGATTTGCAAACCACTTCCTTCAAAAGAAGAACGATCAGATTGCCGGTCATCAGAAAACCAAACGTCCTGTGGTCCGGTCCGTGTTGTGCATTCCAGTCAACCTGCCTGTGTGCTCCTTGGCAGTAAGGATGACAGCCACGTCATGGACAAAACACCCTGA